In one Sporomusa sphaeroides DSM 2875 genomic region, the following are encoded:
- a CDS encoding helix-turn-helix domain-containing protein, with amino-acid sequence MMIKNAMPKFKVVNPKNEECLICAGLNQIYKTDFFQQEMEIPEKFGKGYCRRIIVKPSLEMFIYNGTLYEKIIMRGRQNNPQNWLVFCLGDSIQWLLEGKQQEYVVAGGENYIMNCSQDNHLCIYNPGQFLGLSIQLDSEIITNFIQHMGKEPTRTSIFHSGTSAYKRKNSSNVRLILNEMINCRYQEHVKRIYLEGKILELIAVYLDETIFETGALHSRTKLSSSDVKSLHEARRLIDKNLASPPTIGKLAKLVCLNEFKLKTGFKELFGMPVHAYIIDKRLELVRLLMEDKKLKVSEAVLIAGYNDASHFAEKFRKKYGINPSACAKRL; translated from the coding sequence ATGATGATCAAAAATGCCATGCCAAAATTTAAGGTAGTTAATCCTAAAAATGAGGAGTGCCTGATATGTGCCGGGCTTAACCAGATTTATAAAACTGATTTCTTTCAGCAGGAAATGGAAATACCGGAGAAGTTTGGCAAGGGATATTGTCGCAGAATTATTGTAAAACCCTCGTTGGAGATGTTTATATACAATGGGACCTTATATGAAAAAATAATAATGCGAGGCAGGCAGAATAATCCCCAGAATTGGCTTGTTTTTTGTCTGGGAGATTCCATACAGTGGCTGTTGGAAGGGAAACAACAGGAATATGTGGTAGCAGGTGGGGAAAACTATATAATGAATTGCAGCCAGGACAACCATTTATGCATCTATAACCCGGGGCAGTTTTTAGGATTGAGTATACAATTGGACTCTGAAATCATCACAAATTTTATTCAGCATATGGGTAAAGAACCCACCCGCACCAGTATATTTCATAGCGGCACCAGTGCCTATAAACGAAAAAATTCCTCAAATGTCAGGCTGATACTCAATGAGATGATCAATTGCCGTTATCAGGAGCATGTGAAGCGAATATATCTTGAAGGAAAAATACTGGAACTGATTGCTGTTTATCTGGATGAAACAATTTTTGAAACCGGAGCCTTGCATTCGCGGACAAAACTTTCGTCATCAGACGTAAAATCACTGCATGAAGCCAGACGGCTGATTGATAAAAATCTTGCTTCACCGCCAACCATCGGCAAGCTGGCAAAATTGGTGTGTCTTAATGAATTTAAGTTGAAAACAGGCTTTAAGGAGTTATTCGGCATGCCGGTTCATGCCTATATTATTGATAAAAGATTAGAATTGGTACGTTTGCTCATGGAGGATAAAAAATTAAAAGTTTCTGAAGCGGTTTTAATAGCCGGATATAATGATGCCAGTCACTTTGCAGAAAAGTTTAGGAAAAAGTATGGTATTAATCCGTCGGCCTGCGCAAAAAGATTATAA